In the genome of Granulibacter bethesdensis CGDNIH1, one region contains:
- the greB gene encoding transcription elongation factor GreB: protein MTPVGHAQMVAELKQLMREERPKIVEIVSWAAGNGDRSENGDYLYGKKRLREIDRRVRFLTKRLENAVVIDPATQPHKDRIYFGATVTYINAADETVQVTIVGADEADMALGRISLLSPVAKALLGASKGDEVTVITPVKTEILDILDVDYRPLA from the coding sequence ATGACTCCGGTGGGGCATGCGCAGATGGTTGCTGAATTGAAGCAACTGATGCGAGAGGAGCGACCGAAAATAGTCGAGATCGTCTCCTGGGCTGCAGGGAATGGGGATCGTTCGGAAAACGGTGATTACCTGTATGGAAAAAAACGTCTGCGCGAGATCGACCGGAGGGTCAGATTTCTGACCAAACGTCTGGAAAATGCGGTGGTGATCGATCCTGCAACGCAACCGCATAAGGACCGCATCTATTTTGGCGCCACAGTCACTTATATTAATGCAGCGGATGAAACGGTGCAGGTAACAATCGTAGGCGCAGATGAGGCCGATATGGCCTTGGGGCGCATCAGCCTGCTTTCACCGGTCGCAAAAGCGCTGCTGGGAGCCAGTAAAGGTGACGAGGTAACGGTTATCACCCCGGTCAAGACGGAAATTCTAGATATTCTCGATGTGGATTACCGCCCGTTAGCCTGA
- a CDS encoding fumarate hydratase — translation MDAHTPNAAFPGFAYSPMFPLTHDETVWRKLDIGGLRVSEHEGRRILHIAPEALTELARTAFHDVAHLLRPAHLAQLRRILDDPEASANDRFVALDLLKNANIAAGGVLPMCQDTGTAIVFGKKGQHVWVEGDEEEALSLGVHRTYTETNLRYSQMAPLTMYEEKNTGNNLPVQFDILAVPGGHHADEFQLMFVAKGGGSANKTFLFQETRAVLSPEKLLPFLETKIRTLGTSACPPYHLAIVIGGTSAETTLKTVKLASTKWLDTLPTQGDMTGHAFRDLELEQQVLELTRSIGIGAQFGGKYFCHDVRVVRLPRHGASLPIAIGVSCSADRQVRAKITPEGVFLEQLETDPARFLPEATDDILGGEVVRIDLNRPMDEIRAALSKHPVKTRLSLTGTVVVARDIAHAKLAERLEAGEGLPDYIKNHPVYYAGPAKTPDGMPTGSFGPTTAGRMDSYVDAFQKAGGSFVMLAKGNRSKAVRDACKTYGGFYLGSVGGPAARLAQDCIRKVEVLEYPELGMEAVWKIEVEDFPAFIVIDDKGNDFFEGLS, via the coding sequence ATGGATGCCCATACCCCGAACGCTGCTTTCCCCGGCTTTGCCTACAGCCCGATGTTTCCGCTGACGCATGACGAGACCGTATGGCGTAAACTGGATATTGGGGGCCTCCGTGTATCGGAGCATGAGGGGCGGCGTATCCTGCATATTGCGCCTGAAGCCCTGACTGAGTTGGCCCGCACGGCATTTCACGATGTTGCGCATTTGCTGCGCCCTGCCCATCTGGCCCAGTTGCGCCGCATTCTCGACGATCCCGAGGCCAGCGCCAATGACCGGTTCGTAGCGCTTGATCTGCTGAAGAACGCGAATATTGCCGCTGGTGGCGTTCTCCCGATGTGTCAGGATACCGGCACCGCCATCGTGTTCGGCAAGAAAGGCCAGCATGTCTGGGTCGAGGGCGATGAGGAGGAGGCTCTCTCTCTCGGTGTGCATCGTACCTATACCGAGACCAACCTGCGCTATTCCCAGATGGCGCCGCTGACGATGTATGAGGAAAAGAATACCGGCAACAACCTGCCGGTTCAGTTCGATATTCTTGCCGTGCCGGGTGGCCATCATGCGGATGAGTTCCAGCTGATGTTTGTCGCCAAAGGTGGTGGGTCCGCGAACAAAACCTTTCTGTTTCAGGAGACGCGCGCGGTGCTCAGCCCTGAAAAGCTGCTGCCGTTTCTGGAAACGAAGATCAGGACGCTCGGCACCTCCGCCTGCCCGCCCTATCATCTGGCGATCGTCATTGGTGGCACCAGTGCGGAGACCACACTGAAAACGGTGAAGCTGGCTTCCACCAAATGGCTCGACACTCTGCCGACGCAGGGGGATATGACCGGCCATGCCTTCCGTGATCTGGAGTTGGAGCAGCAGGTGCTGGAACTGACCCGTTCCATCGGAATCGGAGCGCAGTTCGGCGGTAAGTATTTCTGTCATGATGTGCGGGTGGTCAGGCTGCCGCGTCATGGCGCCAGCCTGCCGATCGCAATCGGTGTGTCCTGCTCGGCCGATCGTCAGGTGCGGGCGAAGATCACGCCGGAGGGTGTGTTTCTCGAACAGCTGGAAACCGATCCGGCCCGCTTCCTGCCGGAAGCAACCGATGACATTCTGGGTGGCGAGGTGGTGCGCATCGATCTGAACCGCCCGATGGATGAAATTCGGGCCGCACTGTCGAAGCATCCGGTGAAGACCCGTTTGTCCCTGACCGGAACGGTGGTCGTGGCCCGCGACATTGCCCATGCCAAGCTGGCTGAACGGTTGGAGGCTGGTGAAGGACTGCCGGATTACATCAAAAACCACCCCGTCTATTATGCAGGCCCGGCCAAAACCCCGGATGGTATGCCGACCGGCAGCTTCGGCCCGACCACAGCCGGACGCATGGACAGCTATGTCGACGCATTCCAGAAAGCGGGCGGCAGTTTCGTCATGCTGGCGAAAGGCAATCGCTCGAAAGCAGTGCGGGATGCCTGCAAAACCTATGGTGGTTTTTATCTCGGCAGTGTTGGTGGCCCGGCCGCCCGTCTGGCGCAGGACTGTATCCGCAAGGTCGAAGTGCTGGAATATCCTGAACTCGGTATGGAGGCGGTCTGGAAGATCGAGGTCGAGGATTTCCCGGCTTTCATCGTGATCGACGACAAGGGCAACGATTTCTTTGAAGGATTGTCCTGA
- a CDS encoding SspB family protein → MTDTTEQRPESLLPYDEWTEQALRQVVARALEHVANDGMPEGHHFYITFRTDYFGVSIPSRLKAQYPHEMTIVLQHQFWDLAVGPDSFSVGLSFGGVASTLRIPFAALLGFADPHVGVGLRFQADEPGDENASEDERDDEAEDGSESGKLATFPGSAAASSTASPATAEGEQENEDSASAQSAPQVVSLDAFRRRKD, encoded by the coding sequence ATGACCGATACCACGGAACAGCGGCCGGAGAGCCTGCTCCCCTATGATGAATGGACCGAACAGGCGCTGAGGCAAGTCGTTGCCCGCGCGCTGGAGCATGTCGCCAATGATGGCATGCCGGAGGGCCATCATTTCTATATTACTTTTCGCACGGATTATTTCGGCGTCTCCATCCCCTCCCGTCTGAAGGCGCAGTATCCGCACGAAATGACCATCGTGCTTCAGCATCAGTTCTGGGATCTGGCGGTCGGCCCGGACAGTTTCAGCGTCGGCCTGTCCTTTGGCGGTGTGGCCAGCACGCTGCGTATCCCCTTTGCCGCATTGCTGGGCTTTGCGGATCCGCATGTCGGGGTGGGCCTTCGTTTCCAGGCCGATGAGCCAGGTGATGAAAACGCCAGTGAGGATGAACGTGACGATGAGGCGGAAGACGGATCCGAAAGCGGTAAGCTTGCAACCTTCCCCGGCTCTGCTGCCGCGTCTTCAACAGCTTCCCCTGCCACTGCCGAAGGAGAGCAGGAAAATGAAGACAGCGCATCGGCCCAGAGCGCGCCGCAGGTCGTGAGCCTGGATGCTTTCCGCCGCCGTAAGGACTGA
- a CDS encoding DNA-3-methyladenine glycosylase — protein MTSTGVPDGFWTRPVTEIARDLVGMTLLVDGCGGVIVETEAYDRDDPASHSFSGLTRRNASMFGLPGHAYVYRSYGIHWCFNIVCGPVPGGAVLIRALHPMFGLEAMQLRRGAIRLRDLCRGPGRLCQALGITDGMDGLSLCRPPFDLQPCHKTGEASDLIAAGPRIGITRAIETPWRFYQAESVFVSGSRSSRFLINKAGK, from the coding sequence GTGACCTCCACCGGTGTGCCGGACGGGTTCTGGACTCGTCCGGTGACGGAAATTGCCCGGGATCTGGTGGGAATGACCTTGCTGGTTGATGGGTGCGGCGGCGTCATCGTTGAAACGGAGGCGTATGATCGGGATGATCCGGCCTCTCACAGTTTCTCCGGCCTCACCCGTCGCAATGCGTCCATGTTCGGGCTTCCTGGACACGCTTATGTATATCGTTCCTACGGCATTCACTGGTGCTTCAACATCGTGTGCGGCCCTGTTCCCGGTGGAGCAGTCCTAATCCGGGCGTTGCATCCGATGTTTGGTCTGGAGGCCATGCAGCTCCGCCGCGGTGCTATCCGGTTACGTGATCTGTGCCGTGGGCCGGGACGGTTGTGTCAGGCACTCGGGATCACTGACGGAATGGATGGCCTGTCCCTGTGCAGGCCCCCCTTCGACCTTCAGCCCTGTCATAAGACCGGTGAAGCATCAGACCTGATTGCGGCAGGTCCGCGTATTGGCATCACACGGGCCATCGAAACGCCATGGCGGTTTTATCAGGCGGAGTCGGTTTTCGTGAGTGGAAGCCGTTCCTCTCGCTTTCTCATCAATAAAGCCGGAAAGTAA